CGGGAAGGCGGCCGTCGACGTGCTCGGGCTCGACATCGAGGGGACGCTCGTCTCGGACGTGCGCCAGCGCGTCCACGCGACGCTCGACGAGTTCGAGGCCGACGCCGCGGGGGTGGACGAATGAGCGACGACGACGCTCCGGGAGTCACCACCTACGAGGGGACGATCCTCGTCGGCGGCGACTTCGAAGCCGTCGAGGGTCGCCTCGTCGTCGAGGACGGGACGATCGCGGCGATCGAGGAGGCCGCCGTCGCCAGCGACGACATCGTCTGCCCGGCGTTCGTCAACGCCCACACCCACATCGGCGACTCCGTCGCGAAGGAGGCCGGCCGGGGGCTCGACCTCGACGACCTCGTCGCGCCGCCGGACGGACTGAAACACCGGATCCTCCGGGACACGAGCACCGAGGAGAAGGTGGCGGCGATGCGCCGCTCGCTGCGGTACATGCACGCGACGGGGACGACCGCGCACGTGGAGTTCCGGGAGGGCGGCGTCGCCGGCGTCGAGGGGATCGAGGCCGCCGTCGACGGCCTGCCGGTCGAGTCGGTCGTGCTCGGCCGCGAGACGGTCGAGGCGATGGAGCACCCCTTCGCCGCCGGCTTCGGCGCCAGCGGCGCCCGCGACGCCGACTTCGGCGCCGAGCGCAACGCGACCCGCCGAGCGGGGAAGCTGTTCGGCATCCACGCCGGCGAGCGCGACTCGCTGGACGTCGAGGCGGCGATGGACCTCGATCCGGACCACATCGTTCACATGGTCCACCCCGACGAGACACACCTCGACCGGCTCGCCGACGCACAATGGCCGGTCGTCGTCTGTCCGCGCTCGAACCTCGTCACCGGCGTCGGCGTGGCGCCGCTGCGCGAGCTGCTCGACCGGACGACGGTCGCGCTCGGGACGGACAACGTGATGCTCAACAGCCCCTCGATGTTCCGCGAGATGGAGTTCGCGGCGAAGCTCACCGACGCCACCGCCGTCGAGGTGCTGCGGATGGCGACCGTCAACGGTGCCGCGGTCGCGGGGCTCGACTGCGGCGTCATCGAGGAGGGGCGCCCCGCCAAGCTGCTCGTGCTCGACGGCGACACCGACAACCTCGCGGGCGTCCGCGACCCCGTCCGCGCGGTCGTGCGCCGCGCCGGCGAGGGCGACGTGAAGACGGTTCGACCGTAGCAACACGTTCACGGTTCGGGCCCCCGACGCGACGCGCATGGATCTCGACGAGCTCCCGTCGCCGGGGACGACGCTGCGCCACGAGCGAACCTTCACCGTGGAGGAGGTCGAGGCG
This genomic stretch from Halobaculum roseum harbors:
- a CDS encoding amidohydrolase family protein, translating into MSDDDAPGVTTYEGTILVGGDFEAVEGRLVVEDGTIAAIEEAAVASDDIVCPAFVNAHTHIGDSVAKEAGRGLDLDDLVAPPDGLKHRILRDTSTEEKVAAMRRSLRYMHATGTTAHVEFREGGVAGVEGIEAAVDGLPVESVVLGRETVEAMEHPFAAGFGASGARDADFGAERNATRRAGKLFGIHAGERDSLDVEAAMDLDPDHIVHMVHPDETHLDRLADAQWPVVVCPRSNLVTGVGVAPLRELLDRTTVALGTDNVMLNSPSMFREMEFAAKLTDATAVEVLRMATVNGAAVAGLDCGVIEEGRPAKLLVLDGDTDNLAGVRDPVRAVVRRAGEGDVKTVRP